One genomic window of Quercus robur chromosome 6, dhQueRobu3.1, whole genome shotgun sequence includes the following:
- the LOC126733393 gene encoding uncharacterized WD repeat-containing protein C2A9.03-like, which yields MSYEAVGFNYMAEDQEMEDFDNEFEDENYGRDGGELGLDEYDMLTRVTDTSAAQARKGKDIQGIPWDRLSITREKYRMTRLEQYRNYENVPSSGESMDKECKPMQKGGNYFEFFHNTRLVKPTILHFQLRNLIWATSKHDVYLLSNYSVMHWSSLTGNLTEILNFSGHIAPNEKHPGSLLEGFLQTQISTLAVKENFLVAGGFQGELTCKRLDKQGVSFCTRTTYDDNAITNAIEIYDSLRGGIHFMASNNDCGIREYDMEKFQLMNHFRFPWPVNHTSMSPDHRIITVVGDHTDGLLVDSQSGKTVATVAGHLDYSFASAWHPDGRSFATGNQDKTCRVWDIRKLSSPIAILKGNLGAARSIRFSSDGQFMVVAEPADFVHVYSTKSDYQKRQEIDFFGEISGVSLSPDDESMYIGIWDRTYASLLQYNKKHTYGYLDSFL from the exons ATGTCCTACGAGGCAGTCGGGTTCAATTACATGGCGGAGGACCAGGAAATGGAAGATTTCGACAATGAATTTGAAGACGAAAACTATGGTAGAGATGGTGGAGAATTGGGTCTTGATGAATATGACATG CTTACCAGGGTGACTGATACTTCAGCTGCCCAAGCCAGGAAGGGAAAGGATATCCAAGGTATTCCATGGGATAGACTGAGCATAACGAGGGAGAAATACAGAATGACGAGACTCGAACAGTACAGGAACTATGAGAATGTCCCCTCATCTGGGGAATCCATGGATAAG GAGTGCAAGCCAATGCAGAAGGGTGGGAATTACTTTGAATTTTTCCACAACACAAGATTAGTTAAGCCTACAATCCTTCATTTTCAG CTAAGGAACCTGATTTGGGCCACTTCAAAACATGACGTCTATCTTCTATCAAACTATTCAGTTATGCACTGGTCATCATTAACTGGCAATTTGACAGAGATCCTCAATTTTTCAGGACATATAGCACCTAATGAG AAACACCCAGGAAGTTTATTGGAAGGTTTTTTGCAGACTCAAATTAGCACACTGGCAGTCAAGGAGAATTTCTTGGTTGCAGGTGGATTCCAAGGAGAGCTTACTTGTAAG CGATTGGATAAACAAGGAGTTAGTTTCTGTACCCGGACCACGTATGATGATAATGCCATCACAAATGCTATTGAAATATATGATAGCTTGAG GGGTGGTATTCATTTCATGGCGTCCAATAATGATTGTGGTATAAGAGAATATGACATGGAGAAATTTCAGCTTATGAATCACTTCCGTTTCCCTTGGCCAGTTAAT CATACATCAATGAGTCCAGACCATAGGATTATCACTGTTGTTGGAGATCACACAGATGGCTTGCTTGTTGATTCACAAAGTGGAAAG ACTGTTGCTACAGTGGCTGGTCATCTAGATTACTCTTTTGCTTCTGCATGGCACCCTGATGGACGCAGCTTTGCCACTGGGAATCAGGATAAGACTTGTCGAGTATGGGACATAAGAAAACTATCATCACCAATTGCAATTCTCAAGGGTAACTTGGGTGCCGCCCGATCAATTCGCTTCTCATCAGATGGTCAGTTCATGGTGGTGGCTGAACCTGCAGATTTTGTTCATGTGTATAGTACAAAGTCAGATTACCAAAAGCGCCAAGAGATTGATTTCTTCGGAGAGATCTCTGGGGTATCCTTGAGCCCAGATGATGAATCCATGTATATAGGAATCTGGGATCGAACTTATGCAAGTTTGCTACAGTATAACAAAAAGCATACATACGGTTATCTTGATTCCTTCTTGTAA